Proteins from a genomic interval of Spiroplasma endosymbiont of Lonchoptera lutea:
- a CDS encoding PolC-type DNA polymerase III: MEKNLQQLWKIMKFSLKNDILQQAKLLKIEFKKKNDTLYFTLQINKILPIEIIRELEQCLLKLDFRSKITFLCVDANYVIEQIVDYWEYIKQTKTKQKEYINSNISCDNLVLENNDLLIKVHNESQGALTNRHLKYYQERMRRYGFQNLSLKIKIEQYDVSVDPAMIQIEDEERMKVQQREQQQVKALPAKKRAFKGNLSSSDNLLSQVSCKISELEEDVRAVSIQGQIFRKDCKLTKTKRWIYSILISDFSDAIALRYFTSDDMKDKLLEELQEKDWVVVKGDVRFDNFSREQVLWVNKIQKIADPHLRTDDMVEKRIEFHLHTKMSAMDGVTSIGEYIKQASLWKHSAIAITDHLNVQSFPDAQIAQKKYPTVKVIYGVEMQMIDSSVKAITNATSDAINACKFVIFDIETTGLSSRYDEIIEFGAVVIEGRGLSNKKYDFLIKPKSNVSAFSESLTGISNEMLQDKPPIEIVAAEIKEVLQDAVLVAHNASFDVGFIQELWNQMGYGKLTNPIIDTLQLSRLLQQQLRYHRLGTVARKYNIKYNEEIAHRADYDAEILADVFAVMLTDLEDNYQVKTLLDIEKINYEPIFAKLFGNHTTVIAKNEQGLKDLFSLVSLSHTKYFYSSPKITIAALQEMRANVFIGSGCVNGQVFEFARNRSQQELEAIMQFYDYIEVQPLSVYNHLVESGEMTVEHLMRIVKNIVHTAKKLNKVVIASSDVHYLNPQDKIFRDVYINTKGLGGRMHPLFDRKGRVKNNPEQHLRTTAEMLNEFSFLEDEVLIKELVVISPNYLNEQISWLRPIKDDLYTPVIDNGDVDSNLKRLCYDNAKKIYGAVLPIMVEERLTRELDAILKHGFGVVYWIAHLLVTRSLNDGYLVGSRGSVGSSLVATMAKITEVNPLVPHYVCSQCQYSEFVSDENIRSGYDLPPKNCPQCRHLLTGDGHDIPFETFLGFDGDKVPDIDLNFSGEYQMIAHNFTKEMFGADNVFRAGTISTVAQKTAFGYARGYLEDVKGNHFVKKTYLEWLAQGCEGVKRTTGQHPGGIIVVPKNYDVNDFTPVNFPADDITSQWKTTHFDFHAIHDNLLKLDILGHVDPTALKMLHDLTGYDPQNILCNDAEVLSLFSSPEIMKITSSDINNEKTGAVGLPEFGTQFVRKMLEETNPTSFADLVQISGLSHGTDVWVNNAQTLITHQDLKLKDVIGCRDDIMTYLIHREIPSDIAFNIMETVRKGKGVTDEQQKIMISHNVPQWYIASCQKIKYMFPKAHATAYVLMALRIAWYKINYPHEYYATYFSTRCDVFDIKTIVKGRNAVLTKLTDILSRMDNGYNAVNKLTQKEKDLVPVLEVALEMYARKIEFIGINLEYSLATNFVVQEFAGFKKIVPPLSALDGLGSTVANSIVEARTERAIASLEDLQKRTSITKTHLKEFEEMGILSGLDKFDQISLNFFE; the protein is encoded by the coding sequence ATGGAAAAGAATTTACAGCAATTGTGAAAAATAATGAAGTTTTCTTTAAAAAATGACATTTTACAACAAGCAAAATTATTGAAAATAGAATTTAAGAAAAAGAATGATACGCTGTATTTTACATTGCAAATTAACAAAATTTTACCAATTGAAATTATTAGAGAACTTGAACAATGTTTATTGAAACTTGATTTTCGTAGTAAAATAACTTTTTTATGTGTTGATGCTAATTATGTAATAGAACAAATTGTTGATTATTGAGAATATATTAAGCAAACTAAGACAAAACAAAAAGAGTACATTAATAGTAATATTTCTTGTGATAATTTAGTGTTGGAAAATAATGATTTGCTTATTAAAGTTCATAATGAATCACAAGGGGCATTGACTAATCGGCATTTAAAATATTATCAGGAGCGAATGCGTCGGTATGGTTTTCAAAACTTGTCTTTAAAAATAAAAATTGAACAATATGATGTTTCTGTTGATCCAGCAATGATACAAATTGAAGATGAAGAACGAATGAAAGTCCAACAAAGAGAACAACAACAAGTAAAGGCTTTGCCTGCAAAAAAACGGGCGTTTAAAGGCAATTTGTCTAGTAGTGACAATTTATTGTCGCAAGTATCGTGTAAAATTTCAGAATTGGAAGAAGATGTGCGGGCGGTTTCTATTCAAGGACAAATTTTTCGTAAAGATTGTAAATTAACAAAAACTAAACGATGAATTTATTCAATATTAATTAGTGATTTTAGTGATGCGATTGCTTTACGATATTTTACAAGTGATGATATGAAAGACAAGCTTTTGGAAGAACTACAAGAAAAGGATTGAGTTGTTGTTAAAGGTGATGTGCGGTTTGATAATTTTTCTCGTGAACAAGTTTTGTGAGTAAATAAAATTCAAAAGATTGCTGATCCGCATTTACGAACTGATGATATGGTAGAAAAGCGGATTGAATTTCATTTACATACAAAAATGAGTGCGATGGATGGGGTTACAAGTATTGGTGAATATATTAAACAAGCAAGTCTTTGAAAACATTCAGCAATTGCGATTACTGATCATTTAAATGTTCAATCATTTCCTGATGCGCAAATCGCCCAAAAGAAATATCCTACTGTTAAGGTTATTTATGGTGTGGAAATGCAAATGATTGATAGTAGTGTTAAAGCAATTACTAATGCTACTAGTGATGCGATTAATGCTTGTAAGTTTGTTATTTTTGATATTGAAACAACAGGATTATCTAGTCGTTATGATGAAATTATTGAATTTGGAGCGGTAGTTATTGAGGGTCGAGGATTAAGCAATAAAAAATATGATTTTTTAATTAAACCCAAAAGTAATGTTAGTGCTTTTAGTGAATCATTAACTGGGATTAGTAACGAAATGTTACAAGATAAGCCCCCAATTGAAATTGTGGCTGCTGAGATTAAAGAAGTTTTACAAGATGCTGTCCTTGTGGCTCATAATGCATCGTTTGATGTTGGTTTTATTCAAGAACTGTGAAATCAAATGGGTTATGGAAAACTTACTAATCCGATTATTGATACCTTGCAATTATCACGGTTATTACAGCAACAGTTACGCTATCATCGTTTAGGAACGGTTGCTAGAAAATATAATATTAAGTATAATGAAGAAATTGCTCATCGTGCTGATTATGATGCTGAAATATTAGCTGATGTGTTTGCTGTGATGTTAACGGATTTAGAAGATAATTATCAAGTAAAAACATTATTAGATATTGAAAAAATTAATTATGAACCAATTTTTGCCAAGTTATTTGGTAATCATACGACAGTAATTGCTAAAAATGAGCAAGGATTGAAAGATTTATTTTCGTTAGTTTCGTTATCCCATACTAAGTACTTTTATAGTAGTCCTAAAATTACGATTGCGGCATTGCAAGAAATGCGTGCTAATGTTTTTATTGGTTCTGGTTGTGTTAATGGTCAGGTTTTTGAGTTTGCTCGTAATCGGAGTCAACAAGAATTGGAAGCAATAATGCAATTTTATGATTATATTGAAGTACAACCGCTAAGTGTTTACAATCATTTAGTTGAAAGTGGTGAGATGACAGTTGAACATTTAATGCGGATTGTAAAAAATATTGTTCATACTGCAAAGAAACTTAATAAAGTGGTTATTGCTTCTTCTGATGTTCATTATTTAAATCCGCAAGATAAGATTTTTCGTGATGTATATATTAATACTAAGGGTTTAGGAGGAAGAATGCATCCTTTATTTGACCGTAAAGGTCGTGTTAAAAATAATCCTGAGCAACATTTAAGAACGACTGCTGAGATGTTAAATGAGTTTAGTTTTTTAGAAGATGAAGTTTTAATTAAAGAGTTGGTTGTTATTAGTCCTAATTATTTAAATGAGCAAATTTCGTGGTTGCGACCGATTAAAGATGATTTGTATACCCCAGTAATTGATAATGGTGATGTTGATAGCAATTTGAAAAGATTATGTTATGATAACGCGAAAAAAATTTATGGTGCAGTATTGCCAATAATGGTAGAAGAAAGGTTAACGCGGGAGTTAGACGCGATTTTAAAGCATGGTTTTGGGGTTGTTTATTGAATTGCTCATTTGTTAGTTACAAGGTCATTAAATGATGGTTATTTGGTTGGTTCTCGTGGTTCTGTAGGGTCATCATTAGTTGCGACAATGGCGAAGATTACCGAAGTAAATCCATTAGTGCCACATTATGTGTGTTCGCAATGTCAATATAGTGAATTTGTTAGTGATGAAAATATTCGTAGTGGTTATGATCTACCACCAAAAAATTGTCCGCAATGTCGGCATCTTTTAACTGGCGATGGTCATGATATTCCGTTTGAAACCTTTTTAGGTTTTGATGGTGATAAAGTACCAGATATTGATTTGAATTTTTCTGGTGAGTATCAAATGATTGCTCATAATTTTACTAAAGAGATGTTTGGTGCGGATAATGTGTTTCGGGCGGGAACAATTTCTACCGTGGCACAGAAAACAGCATTTGGTTATGCTCGTGGTTATTTGGAAGATGTGAAAGGTAATCATTTTGTTAAAAAGACGTATTTGGAATGATTAGCACAAGGTTGTGAGGGTGTTAAACGAACAACCGGACAACATCCGGGGGGAATTATTGTTGTTCCTAAGAACTATGATGTTAATGATTTTACGCCAGTAAATTTCCCAGCTGATGATATTACTTCGCAGTGAAAAACAACGCATTTTGATTTTCATGCTATTCATGATAACTTGTTAAAGTTAGATATTTTGGGACATGTTGATCCCACAGCTTTAAAAATGTTACACGACCTTACTGGATATGATCCGCAAAATATTTTGTGTAATGATGCCGAAGTGCTTTCATTATTTAGTTCCCCAGAAATTATGAAGATTACTAGTAGTGATATTAATAATGAAAAAACTGGAGCGGTGGGCTTACCTGAGTTTGGCACTCAATTTGTTCGTAAAATGTTAGAAGAAACAAATCCGACGAGTTTTGCTGATTTAGTGCAAATTTCTGGATTATCGCATGGTACTGATGTGTGAGTAAATAATGCCCAAACATTAATTACCCATCAAGATTTAAAATTAAAAGATGTTATTGGTTGTCGTGATGATATTATGACTTATTTAATTCATCGTGAAATTCCGTCAGATATTGCTTTTAACATTATGGAAACCGTTCGTAAAGGAAAAGGTGTCACTGATGAGCAACAAAAAATTATGATTAGTCATAATGTTCCCCAATGATATATTGCATCGTGTCAAAAAATTAAGTATATGTTCCCTAAGGCACACGCGACAGCTTATGTTCTAATGGCTTTGCGAATTGCTTGATATAAAATTAATTATCCGCACGAATATTATGCGACTTATTTTTCAACACGATGTGATGTTTTTGATATTAAAACGATTGTTAAGGGAAGGAACGCTGTTTTAACAAAATTAACCGATATCTTATCACGAATGGATAATGGTTATAATGCTGTTAATAAGTTAACTCAAAAGGAGAAGGATTTAGTACCAGTGTTGGAAGTAGCATTAGAAATGTATGCTCGTAAAATTGAATTTATTGGTATTAATTTAGAATATTCTTTAGCAACAAATTTTGTTGTTCAAGAGTTTGCTGGTTTTAAAAAGATTGTTCCGCCATTATCAGCATTAGATGGTTTGGGTAGTACTGTTGCTAATTCAATTGTTGAAGCTAGAACTGAAAGAGCGATTGCTTCTTTGGAAGATTTGCAAAAAAGAACTAGTATTACTAAAACTCATTTAAAGGAATTTGAGGAGATGGGTATTTTATCAGGTTTAGATAAATTTGATCAAATATCTTTGAACTTTTTTGAATAG
- a CDS encoding phosphatidate cytidylyltransferase: MKKRIITSIFLISFAILYLFVGAIYQEWKGFNVWYMPYAFLTVNSILLGITIFEVMNLSKGESFNWIIKAIIFVFAIILLWFPIAENIKYEPYWNKYDGPSRIEWWQSWMVLLIYMIFLLVILLMVKVFKKFSANDALFIFCMTLYLVFAFKAMNYIMLQPGFGWPAVSVVLLITISNDTFAYIGGTLVGKNALAPKISPSKTWEGAIIGISVTLVLILGYIVLLTEFTKYQPFVNFFTTKTDDYKYVIYFLLILFLSLISHIGDLLFSFIKRNHNVKDFSKVLPGHGGFLDRIDSLSLVLIFTGFFMLIQSFSTI, from the coding sequence ATGAAAAAGCGAATTATTACTAGTATCTTTTTAATTTCTTTTGCAATTTTATATTTATTTGTTGGGGCGATATATCAAGAGTGAAAAGGTTTTAATGTTTGATATATGCCATATGCATTTTTAACAGTTAATAGTATTTTATTAGGGATTACAATTTTTGAGGTGATGAATTTAAGTAAAGGAGAAAGTTTTAATTGAATTATTAAAGCTATTATTTTTGTTTTTGCAATTATATTATTATGGTTTCCCATAGCAGAGAATATTAAGTATGAACCGTATTGAAATAAGTACGATGGTCCAAGTCGTATTGAATGATGACAATCATGAATGGTATTGTTAATTTATATGATATTTTTATTAGTTATTTTACTAATGGTGAAAGTTTTTAAGAAATTTAGTGCTAATGATGCGCTATTTATATTTTGTATGACACTTTATTTAGTATTTGCTTTTAAAGCAATGAATTATATTATGCTCCAACCAGGGTTTGGTTGACCAGCAGTTAGTGTAGTTTTATTAATTACTATTAGTAATGATACATTTGCTTATATTGGCGGAACATTAGTTGGCAAAAATGCTCTTGCTCCAAAAATTAGTCCTAGTAAAACATGAGAAGGGGCGATTATTGGTATTTCAGTAACCTTGGTGCTTATTTTAGGATATATTGTGTTATTAACGGAATTTACGAAGTATCAGCCATTTGTTAACTTTTTTACAACGAAAACAGATGATTATAAATATGTAATTTATTTCTTGTTAATTTTATTTTTATCATTAATAAGTCATATTGGTGATTTACTTTTTTCATTTATTAAACGGAATCATAATGTAAAAGATTTTTCTAAGGTTTTACCAGGTCATGGCGGATTTTTGGATCGGATTGATAGTTTGTCGTTAGTATTAATATTTACTGGATTTTTTATGTTAATCCAGAGTTTTTCAACAATTTAA